GGAGCCCACTCCAGGCGCTGCAGCTGCCGCACCGTCGTCGCGCCCTCCCTGCGCTTGCAGAACGCCGCGAAGTCGTGCTCCCCCAACAACAACCGCGCGGCCTCGTTCATCGCGTCCACGTCGAGCGCACGCGGCCAGGCGACCACCTCGCGCGCGCGCAGCGGAGCCGCGCCGTACTCGGCGGCGGTCACGCGGTACTCGTAGTGCCGCCGCAGCGCGCCGAACCGCGCGTCGAACTCCAGCGGCACCTGGCGGATCGAGAAGACCCGGACGTCCGGCGGCAGCAGCCGGGCCAGCCTGCGCACCAGACCGTCCGCTTCGGACGGATCGGGGGAGTCGAAGTGGGCGACCTGGCCGGTGGCGTGCACCCCGGCGTCGGTCCGCCCGGCCACGGTGAGCTGGACGTCCCGCCGGGTCAGCAGCGACAGCGCGTCCTCGAGCACCCCGCACACCGTGCGCCTGCCGGGCTGCCTCGCCCAGCCGGAGAAGTCCGTGCCGTCGTAGCCGAGGTCCAGCCGGAACCGGTACGGACCCGGTACGCGGACGAGCCCGCCGCCCTCCGGAGTGGAGGAAGCGGCGGGCTCGTCGGACTGCGATCGTCCGGACGTCACTTGTCGGACTTGTCCTTCAGGTCGGCCTCGACGGTCTCGACCGAACCCTCGGCCTGCTCCTGCTCGGAAGCGGCCTCGGTGGTCTTGGGCGCCTCGGCGTCGACGTCGGCAGCCGGGGCGGCCTCGGTCTTCTTCGCCTCGTCCTTGGCGAACTTGGTGCCGCGAGCGGCGTTCGCCTCGGCGGTGACGGTGCGCTCGGTGATGAGCTCGATCACGGCCATGGCCGCGTTGTCGCCCTTGCGCGGCATCGTCTTGGTGATGCGGGTGTAGCCACCGTTGCGCTCGGCGAAGTGCGGGCCGATCTCGGCGATCAGCTTGTGCACGATGTCCTTGTCGCGGATCAGCTTCATGATCTCGCGACGGTTGTGCAGGTCACCGCGCTTGGCCTTGGTGATCAGGCGCTCGGCGTACGGACGCAGCCGCCGCGCCTTCGCCTCGGTGGTGGTGATCCGGCCGTGCTCGAACAGCGACGTGGCCAGGTTGGCCAGCATCAGCCGCTGGTGGGCAGGCGACCCACCGAGCCGGGCACCCTTGGTGGGGGTGGGCATCTCTTGCTCCTCTTGAGATCAAGCTGCGCGACGCCGCTGGGGGCGCGCACAGTGCGCAGCTCTACAGCTGCTCGGTCTCGGCGTAGTCGTGGCCATCGTCGTTGCCGTGGTCGACCCCTGCGGACCAACCCTCGGAGGTGTAGTCCGCCGCGGCGGCCGACGGGTCGAACCCGGGCGGGCTGTCCTTGAGCGCGAGCCCGAGGCCTGCCAGCTTCAGCTTGACCTCGTCGATCGACTTGGCGCCGAAGTTCCGGATGTCCAGCAGGTCCGCCTCGCTGCGCGAGACGAGCTCACCCACGGTGTGGATGCCCTCGCGCTTGAGGCAGTTGTAGGACCGGACGGTGAGGTCGAGGTCCTCGATCGGCATCGCGAACGCGGCGATGGTGTCCGCCTCCGCGGGAGACGGGCCGATCTCGATGCCCTCTGCGTCCACGTTGAGCTCACGGGCCAGCCCGAACAGCTCGACGAGGGTCTTACCGGCCGAGGCAACCGCGTCCCTCGGGGTGATCGAGGGCTTGGTCTCCACGTCCAGGATCAGCTTGTCGAAGTCCGTGCGCTGCTCGACACGGGTGGCCTCGACCTTGTACGTCACCTTCAGCACCGGCGAGTAGATCGAGTCGACCGGGATCCGGCCGATCTCGGCACCGGCCTGCTTGTTCTGCATCGCCGGGACGTAGCCGCGACCGCGCTCGACGACGAGCTCGATCTCCAGCTTGCCCTTCCCGTTGAGGGTGGCGATGTGCAGGTCGGGGTTGTGCACCGTCACGCCCGCGGGCGGGACGATGTCGCCGGCGGTGACCTCGCCGGGACCCTGCTTGCGCAGGTACATCGTCACCGGCTCGTCCTCCTCGGAGCTGACGACCAGCTCCTTGAGGTTGAGGATGATGTCGGTGACGTCCTCCTTCACGCCGGGGACCGTGGTGAACTCGTGCAGCACGCCGTCGATGCGGATGCTGGTCACCGCCGCGCCCGGGATGGACGACAGCAGGGTCCTGCGGAGGGAGTTGCCGAGCGTGTAGCCGAAACCCGGCTCCAGGGGCTCGATGACGAAGTGGGACCGCGTGTCGTTGACCGACTCCTCGGCCAGCGACGGGCGCTGAGAGATGAGCACTGGCTGTTCCCTTTCCTACCGGTGACCGCTATATGACACCGAGAGAAATGACGCACCGGAGACCAGGCGGACCTGGAGACCCGGCAGGGCGACGGCACACCCTGTAGTGCCGCCACCGGGGTCGGACGCGAAGCCGGGGCGATCGCCTGAGACGACCGCCCCGGAACACGTCACTTCGAGTAGAGCTCGACGATGAGCTGCTCCTGGACCGGCACATCGATCTGTGCGCGCTCCGGGAGCTGGTGCACGAGCACCCGCAGGTTCGACGGAACGACCTGCAGCCAGGCCGGGACCGGACGGTCGCCGAGGGCTTCCTTCGCGGCCAGGAACGGCAGCGTCGGCAGGGACTTCGGCTTCACGTCGATGATGTCGTACTGCGAGACGCGGAAGCTGGGGATGTTCACCTTCTGGCCGTTGACCAGGAAGTGACCGTGCGCCACCAGCTGACGAGCCTGACGCCGCGTGCGAGCGAGACCGGCGCGGTAGACCACGTTGTCCAGGCGCGACTCGAGGATGCGCAGCAGGTTCTCACCGGTCTTGCCGGGGAGACGCACGGCTTCCTCGTAGTAGCGGCGGAACTGGCGCTCCAGGACGTTGTAGGTGAAGCGGGCCTTCTGCTTCTCCTGCGTCTGGAGCAGGTACTCGCTCTCCTTGATCCGCGTGCGGCCGTGCTGGCCGGGCGGGTAAGGACGGCGCTCGAAGGCCTTGTCGCCCCCGATGAGGTCGACCTTGAGCCGACGGGACTTGCGAGTCGCGGGACCGGTGTAACGAGCCATTGTTTTCTACTCCTCTCCCGCGCTCAGACCCGACGCCGCTTGGGCGGGCGGCAGCCGTTGTGCGGCTGCGGGGTCACGTCCTGGATGGTGCCGACCTCGAGGCCGGCCGCCTGGAGCGAGCGGATGGCGGTCTCGCGGCCGGAGCCGGGACCCTTGACGAAGACGTCGACCTTGCGCATGCCGTGTTCTGCGGCCTTGCGGGCGGCGTTCTCGGCGGCCATCTGGGCCGCGAACGGGGTGGACTTCCTGGAGCCCTTGAAGCCGACGTGGCCGGCGGAGGCCCAGGAGATCACGGCGCCGTTCGGGTCCGTGATGGAGACGATGGTGTTGTTGAACGTGCTCTTGATGTGGGCGTGCCCATGGGAGACGTTCTTCTTTTCCTTACGCCGGATCTTCTTGACCCCGGCGCCCTGGCGGGACTTGGGAGGCATGGTGCTTCGGATCTCCTAGCTACGCGGGGGTCTTACTTCTTACCGGCCTTCTTCTTGCCGGCGACCGTCTTCTTCGGGCCCTTGCGGGTGCGGGCGTTGGTCTTGGTCCGCTGACCACGCACGGGCAGGTTGCGACGGTGCCGCAGACCCTCGTAGCAGCCGATTTCGACCTTGCGGCGAATGTCGGCCGCGACCTCGCGGCGGAGATCACCCTCGACCTTGAAGTTGTTCTCGATGTAGTCCCGCAGCTTGACCAGCTGGTCGTCGCCGAGGTCCTTGGCGCGCAGGTCCGGGCTGACGCCCGTCGCGGCCAGGATCTCCTTGGAACGGGTTCGGCCGATGCCGAAGATGTAGGTCAGCGCGATCTCCATCCGCTTCTCGCGGGGGAGATCGACGCCAGAAAGACGTGCCATACGGCTCTCTAGCTCCTGTACTCGCTTCAGGTCTTCTCCCCGCCCGTCCCGGAACCTGGGTTCCGGGCCCCGGCCTGAAGTCCGGGGGTGTGTCCCGCGCCGCGAGCGGCGCGAACAGGTACGAGGAGGCTTGTGTTGTGTCGTCTAACCGCGACGAGCGGGTGATCTCAGCCCTGACGCTGCTTGTGGCGCAGGTTCTCGCAGATCACCATGACCCGGCCGTGACGGCGGATCACCTTGCACTTGTCGCAGATCTTCTTGACGCTCGGCTGGACCTTCACGGTCGTGCACTCCTGCTTGGCCGCGTGTCCGGACCGCGTCCGGACACCGTGGAGGTCACTTGTAGCGGTAGACGATGCGGCCGCGGGACAGGTCGTAGGGCGACAGCTCCACGACTACCCGGTCCTCGGGCAGGATGCGGATGTAGTGCTGCCGCATCTTGCCGCTGATGTGCGCGAGGACCTTGTGGCCATTCTCCAGCTCAACGCGGAACATCGCGTTGGGGAGTGGCTCGACCACGCGGCCCTCGACCTCAATGGCCCCGTCCTTCTTGCCCATGTCCTCCGCGTTTCGTGACGGTGACAGATCATCTGACATGCCCGGAGTCCGGCGCGAGCCGGTAGCCGGGCGCGGACGTCCGCAACGTCAGGATCCTGTCGAGCCCGGTCACGAGCGAGGGGTGAGAACCCACATGCCACTATGGAGTCAGGCGCAATAAGAGCCAGCGCGACGGACGCGCCGTCCCAATAGTGTAGGCGGCCGCCGCACAGCGGCCAAACCGGCCCCCGTTCAGGACCGCTCGCGGTGCCGTTCACCGGCCCAGGAGAGCACCTCCAGCGCGCCCCAGACGCTCACCGGCCAGACGAACCACGGATATCCCAAACCACCGGTGACCAGGCCCGTTACCGACCAGACCGCGATCATCACCAGGCTGGCCCCCAACCAGGTGCGCATGGATTCGCCCACACCGAGCAGAGTTTCAGTTGGTGAAGGACACAGTCGTCATCCGCGATGTGTATTCCGGAACACCCCCCGTGGAGGTAGCGATCACTCCTCCTCGGCGCAGCAGGGGAAACACCACCGCCCCCGGCCGAAGGATCGGCTCGGGGGCGGTCGGTACGAAGATCGTCTAGTCCTCGGGGGCGGTGAGCACCCAGGGACCGTCCTCGGTGACGGCGACGGTGTGCTCCCAGTGCGCGGCCCTGGTGCCGTCGGTGGTGATCACCGTCCAGCCGTCGGAGAGCTCCTCGGTGCGGTCGGTGCCCAGGGTGAGCATGGGCTCCACCGCGAGGGCCATGCCGATCCGCAGCCGCGGGCCCTTGCCGGGCTTGCCCATGTTCGGCAGGAACGGCTCCATGTGCATCTGCGAGCCGATGCCGTGCCCGCCGTAGCCGTCGACGATGCCGTAGGTGCGGCCGTCCCTCTCCTCGGAGGCGATCACCGAGCTCTCGATCGCGAAGGAGATGTCGGTCAGCCGGTTGTCTGCGCGGACCTGCTCGATCCCGGCCCACATCGAGGCCCTGGTGGCGTCGGAGAGCTCCTGCTCGGCCTG
The window above is part of the Allokutzneria albata genome. Proteins encoded here:
- the truA gene encoding tRNA pseudouridine(38-40) synthase TruA, which codes for MTSGRSQSDEPAASSTPEGGGLVRVPGPYRFRLDLGYDGTDFSGWARQPGRRTVCGVLEDALSLLTRRDVQLTVAGRTDAGVHATGQVAHFDSPDPSEADGLVRRLARLLPPDVRVFSIRQVPLEFDARFGALRRHYEYRVTAAEYGAAPLRAREVVAWPRALDVDAMNEAARLLLGEHDFAAFCKRREGATTVRQLQRLEWAPDGEELVAHVSADAFCHSMVRSLVGALLAVGDGRKGPEWPATLLRSTVRASSVTVAPAHGLSLVGVDYPANEQLAERAEVTRRVRVLGG
- the rplQ gene encoding 50S ribosomal protein L17 — encoded protein: MPTPTKGARLGGSPAHQRLMLANLATSLFEHGRITTTEAKARRLRPYAERLITKAKRGDLHNRREIMKLIRDKDIVHKLIAEIGPHFAERNGGYTRITKTMPRKGDNAAMAVIELITERTVTAEANAARGTKFAKDEAKKTEAAPAADVDAEAPKTTEAASEQEQAEGSVETVEADLKDKSDK
- a CDS encoding DNA-directed RNA polymerase subunit alpha, which gives rise to MLISQRPSLAEESVNDTRSHFVIEPLEPGFGYTLGNSLRRTLLSSIPGAAVTSIRIDGVLHEFTTVPGVKEDVTDIILNLKELVVSSEEDEPVTMYLRKQGPGEVTAGDIVPPAGVTVHNPDLHIATLNGKGKLEIELVVERGRGYVPAMQNKQAGAEIGRIPVDSIYSPVLKVTYKVEATRVEQRTDFDKLILDVETKPSITPRDAVASAGKTLVELFGLARELNVDAEGIEIGPSPAEADTIAAFAMPIEDLDLTVRSYNCLKREGIHTVGELVSRSEADLLDIRNFGAKSIDEVKLKLAGLGLALKDSPPGFDPSAAAADYTSEGWSAGVDHGNDDGHDYAETEQL
- the rpsD gene encoding 30S ribosomal protein S4 translates to MARYTGPATRKSRRLKVDLIGGDKAFERRPYPPGQHGRTRIKESEYLLQTQEKQKARFTYNVLERQFRRYYEEAVRLPGKTGENLLRILESRLDNVVYRAGLARTRRQARQLVAHGHFLVNGQKVNIPSFRVSQYDIIDVKPKSLPTLPFLAAKEALGDRPVPAWLQVVPSNLRVLVHQLPERAQIDVPVQEQLIVELYSK
- the rpsK gene encoding 30S ribosomal protein S11, which encodes MPPKSRQGAGVKKIRRKEKKNVSHGHAHIKSTFNNTIVSITDPNGAVISWASAGHVGFKGSRKSTPFAAQMAAENAARKAAEHGMRKVDVFVKGPGSGRETAIRSLQAAGLEVGTIQDVTPQPHNGCRPPKRRRV
- the rpsM gene encoding 30S ribosomal protein S13; amino-acid sequence: MARLSGVDLPREKRMEIALTYIFGIGRTRSKEILAATGVSPDLRAKDLGDDQLVKLRDYIENNFKVEGDLRREVAADIRRKVEIGCYEGLRHRRNLPVRGQRTKTNARTRKGPKKTVAGKKKAGKK
- the rpmJ gene encoding 50S ribosomal protein L36, which codes for MKVQPSVKKICDKCKVIRRHGRVMVICENLRHKQRQG
- the infA gene encoding translation initiation factor IF-1 codes for the protein MGKKDGAIEVEGRVVEPLPNAMFRVELENGHKVLAHISGKMRQHYIRILPEDRVVVELSPYDLSRGRIVYRYK
- the map gene encoding type I methionyl aminopeptidase yields the protein MLKRGRGIELKTRGELEAMRAAGIVVARALAAVSAAARAGVSTLELDELAEQTIRDAGAVPSFKGYHGFPGSICASVNEQVVHGIPSRAQVLAEGDLLSVDCGAILEGWHGDSAVTLAIGAITQAEQELSDATRASMWAGIEQVRADNRLTDISFAIESSVIASEERDGRTYGIVDGYGGHGIGSQMHMEPFLPNMGKPGKGPRLRIGMALAVEPMLTLGTDRTEELSDGWTVITTDGTRAAHWEHTVAVTEDGPWVLTAPED